A stretch of DNA from Pseudomonadota bacterium:
CGTGGGAGTTGATCGCCGATCAACACGTCCAGCACGCGATCGCCGCCGAAGCTGGTTTCGAGGATCACGCGCCCGGCGGGCGCCGGGTGCACCTCGCCGACGATGGCGCTGTCCTTACCCGCCGGGTGGGCGCGCATCGCTTCCAGCAGCTCCCCTGCCTGCGATGCCGGTGCGATCGCCATCACCTTGCCCTCGTTGGCGAGGTAGAGGGGATCGAGGCCGAGGATCTCGCACATGCCGCGCACCGCATCGCGCACGGGCAGGGCCCGTTCGTGCAGGCGGATGGCGGTGTTGC
This window harbors:
- a CDS encoding AIR synthase-related protein produces the protein NTAIRLHERALPVRDAVRGMCEILGLDPLYLANEGKVMAIAPASQAGELLEAMRAHPAGKDSAIVGEVHPAPAGRVILETSFGGDRVLDVLIGDQLPRIC